One Ignavibacteriales bacterium genomic window, AAAAACAGGGAAACTTATCTTACTTAAATAATGTAAAACTTCGTCAGTCGGATTGCAGTTATCTTGGCAGTCTGACTGACAATCCTCCTCCTATGAAAAAATTAGGACTATCTACCGTTAAACCTGTTCCGCCGGAAATATCCACCATTAGATTTTTCATCAGCAGGTAAGAAAAACCTCCATCGACGAAAAGTGATGTTTGTTGTTCAAAATTCCCATACAGCTCGATGAATCCGTTGATTCTTTTCGTAAGATCCATTGCGAGCGATACCGTGTAAATACCGGCTGTCTCCCTGTGATCCATATCAAAAAACGCCCCGAGATTGAACCCGATCGAAAGGTTATCCTGGAGCTGTTTTGATAGAGCTAGTCTGATTTCGGGAGTTGGGTTTTTATTTTGGAATTCCTCGCTTGCCGCTCCGGGAAGATCGACATGAAATAGAAATGCCATGGCGGGCATATCCTCGGCTTCGTCAACAATTTTGATCTTTGTTCCCAGGACTAGAGGAATGAGTCCTTGTGTTGTTTTACTCTGGTCTCCTTGAAAAGTATAGGAATATTTGTCGGTTACAGACTGAAATTCAGGCGTGATCCTCAGTTCCATGTTCGGGAAAACTCCTATTCTCAGCATCCCGGGAATATTAAAAGTATTACGTGTATGCTCGTAGTTTACACTGCTATACGAATATCTTTCATAGGTTATTCCGGTTTCTATCTGCACATACCCCGGGGTTAGGATATCCGGTGACTCTGTCTGGTCCGGTCTGTCCGGACTGATGACACCCGGGTTATTAGTCTGAGCAAAAATGGAGATATGTAATAACAATATTAAACTGATTGATAAAATTAGTTTTCTCATTTCTTGTTTGCTTTGGTTAATATTTATCTTGGTAGTCTAACCGACAATCCTCCTCCAATAAAGAAATCCGATACATCGTCGGAATACTGAGTTCCGGCAGAAAGATCCACTTGCAGATTATTTAATATCCTGTAGGTTAGACCGCCGTCAATAAAATGATTTGGTTCATATCCCTCTGAAAAATATCCGTATAACTCTATGAATCCGCCAAGCTGCTTATATATTTCACCGGAGAAGGACATTGTATATAATCCCGATGTACTGTTGCTATATGTTCCATATTCAGCACCAAGATTTACGCCAAGAGAAAATCTTTCTGATAGTGTTTTTGATAAAGCAACACGGAATTCAGCTGTGGACAATTCATCCTGGAAATCATTGCTGGCAATTTCAGGTATGCTTGCTTTGAATAAAAAAGCTGTAGCTGGTATGTATTTATCCTCGTCAGTAATTTTAATCTTGGTACCTAGCCTTAGAGGAATAAATCCGGAAACTTCGTTTCTATAATCAAAAACCGGGTTCTGAAAAGAGATTGTGCTTTTTATAGATTGGTATTCAGGCTCAATTCTTAGCTCGGCGCTCGGGAAAATACCTATTCGTATTAATGTACCTACCTCATTAACACTGAAGGTAAATTTTATAAAATCGTCTGGAATGTATTTTATATGTGTGTATGTATATCCTCCCTCTATTTGCACAAATCCCGGCTGTAATATATCCGGCGATTCCGTCTGGTCTGGTCTATCCGGCAAGATGTCACCCGGGTTATTAGCCTGAGCAAAAAGGGAGATCTGCGCTAACAATAATACACTAATTGATAATATTAATCCTCTCATTCCTGGTAAGTTGATTTTGTGATAGTCCCGTAAATTTTGATAAGTTAGCCATTAAAGTCAAGTTAACTTGCCTTACCCCGGATAGATTCGGTTATAACAGCGTAATTACAGCCCATTATAATACATATGTAAAGTTATACTTTAAACATTTTAAAATT contains:
- a CDS encoding transporter, producing MRKLILSISLILLLHISIFAQTNNPGVISPDRPDQTESPDILTPGYVQIETGITYERYSYSSVNYEHTRNTFNIPGMLRIGVFPNMELRITPEFQSVTDKYSYTFQGDQSKTTQGLIPLVLGTKIKIVDEAEDMPAMAFLFHVDLPGAASEEFQNKNPTPEIRLALSKQLQDNLSIGFNLGAFFDMDHRETAGIYTVSLAMDLTKRINGFIELYGNFEQQTSLFVDGGFSYLLMKNLMVDISGGTGLTVDSPNFFIGGGLSVRLPR
- a CDS encoding transporter, with the translated sequence MRGLILSISVLLLAQISLFAQANNPGDILPDRPDQTESPDILQPGFVQIEGGYTYTHIKYIPDDFIKFTFSVNEVGTLIRIGIFPSAELRIEPEYQSIKSTISFQNPVFDYRNEVSGFIPLRLGTKIKITDEDKYIPATAFLFKASIPEIASNDFQDELSTAEFRVALSKTLSERFSLGVNLGAEYGTYSNSTSGLYTMSFSGEIYKQLGGFIELYGYFSEGYEPNHFIDGGLTYRILNNLQVDLSAGTQYSDDVSDFFIGGGLSVRLPR